A single Bacillus sp. HMF5848 DNA region contains:
- a CDS encoding DUF3048 domain-containing protein yields MKQRTVLVFIALLLFMLAGCGQEKETVQVQQTGPDNEVVEQTAPPTPEEPKEEEPAFANTYPLTGIGTNEEVDHRVYAVMINNHPKARPQSGLHNADIVYEVLAEGDVTRFLALYQSEQPKVVGPVRSARHYFINLSNGYDALYVSHGWSPQAKAMLEANKADYLQGLFYDGTLFKRADFRNAPHNSYITYENILKGAEKIGYSMKQEVKPLVFLKEEEVAQLSGEKANDIFVNYYNSSYSAVEFEYKDSDDKYIRFNGGEQTVDLETNTPIAVDNIFIIETTHKVLDSVGRRDIDLNSGGKGLLFQNGVVQEVQWRNVDGKILPYLDGEPVGLLPGKTWISIVPSLSDMVSFESN; encoded by the coding sequence TTGAAGCAAAGAACAGTGTTAGTCTTTATTGCATTATTATTATTTATGCTGGCAGGATGTGGGCAAGAAAAGGAAACTGTCCAAGTTCAACAAACAGGTCCTGACAATGAGGTTGTCGAACAAACAGCCCCACCAACACCTGAGGAACCAAAAGAAGAAGAACCTGCATTTGCAAACACGTACCCTTTAACTGGTATAGGCACAAATGAAGAAGTTGACCACAGAGTATATGCGGTCATGATAAACAATCATCCAAAGGCAAGGCCTCAATCAGGTTTACACAATGCAGATATTGTATATGAAGTTTTAGCCGAAGGCGATGTAACAAGGTTTTTAGCTTTATATCAAAGTGAACAGCCTAAAGTTGTTGGACCTGTTCGTAGTGCACGCCATTATTTCATAAATCTAAGCAACGGTTATGACGCTTTATATGTCAGTCATGGATGGAGCCCACAAGCGAAAGCTATGTTAGAAGCAAATAAAGCAGACTACTTACAAGGCTTGTTTTATGATGGGACACTTTTTAAAAGAGCGGATTTTCGAAACGCTCCTCACAACTCATATATTACATATGAGAACATTTTAAAAGGTGCTGAAAAAATAGGCTATAGTATGAAACAAGAAGTGAAGCCGCTTGTATTTTTAAAAGAAGAGGAAGTTGCACAACTATCTGGTGAAAAGGCTAACGATATTTTTGTAAATTACTATAACAGCTCATATTCAGCAGTTGAATTTGAGTATAAAGATAGTGACGATAAATACATTCGCTTTAATGGTGGCGAGCAAACTGTTGACTTAGAAACAAACACGCCAATCGCAGTAGACAATATATTCATCATTGAAACAACACATAAAGTACTTGATTCTGTTGGCAGACGTGATATTGATTTAAACAGTGGTGGCAAAGGGTTATTATTTCAAAATGGGGTTGTCCAAGAAGTACAATGGAGAAATGTTGATGGGAAAATTTTACCGTACTTAGACGGAGAGCCGGTCGGCTTACTGCCAGGGAAAACATGGATTAGTATTGTTCCTAGTCTGAGTGACATGGTATCATTTGAATCAAATTAA
- a CDS encoding PH domain-containing protein: protein MLKRVASDVLGLSDIGSVIKPVDYDKVDTDDYVMHEDNEKIYFLIKSKSDEYCFTNKALIHLDGTSAASKKRMLYRYEYDINTVSNVMLETAGTVDLDVEVKFNIGSTPFSIDVHKKHIEELKDLYKALIKIAEIQRDNATMLKFAGESLSLASATLNRTEGTEVSISDEFKAMNELAFNWFAQTKKQYNVKDFGDVFERYINN from the coding sequence ATGTTAAAGAGAGTTGCGTCAGACGTATTAGGATTAAGTGATATTGGATCAGTTATTAAACCGGTAGACTATGATAAAGTGGATACAGACGATTATGTGATGCATGAGGATAACGAAAAAATCTACTTTTTAATTAAATCCAAATCAGATGAATATTGCTTTACTAACAAAGCTCTCATTCACTTAGATGGAACAAGTGCAGCTAGTAAAAAAAGAATGCTATATCGTTATGAGTACGATATTAATACTGTATCCAATGTTATGTTAGAAACGGCAGGTACAGTAGACCTTGATGTTGAGGTGAAATTCAACATTGGCAGTACACCATTTTCTATTGATGTGCACAAAAAACATATAGAAGAATTAAAAGACCTTTATAAAGCTCTTATAAAAATCGCTGAAATTCAAAGGGATAACGCTACTATGCTAAAATTTGCCGGAGAAAGTTTAAGTCTTGCATCAGCGACGTTGAACCGGACAGAAGGTACTGAAGTAAGTATATCTGATGAATTCAAAGCAATGAATGAGCTCGCGTTTAATTGGTTTGCTCAAACTAAAAAGCAATATAATGTAAAAGATTTCGGAGATGTATTTGAAAGATATATAAACAATTAA
- a CDS encoding fasciclin domain-containing protein: protein MKKKSYGFVLLIFMMIMSLTSGVFAAEKQGSEKDIVDTAIEAGDFNTLAAALEKAGLVETLKEEGPFTVFAPTDEAFEKLLKQLDITAEELLAREDLKDILLYHVVPGKVMSNELKDGMKVKTLAKEKVTISLDPIRVNKANVVKPDIEASNGVIHVIDEVLLPK, encoded by the coding sequence ATGAAAAAGAAAAGCTATGGGTTCGTATTATTGATTTTCATGATGATCATGTCATTAACTTCGGGAGTATTCGCTGCGGAGAAGCAAGGCAGTGAAAAGGACATTGTCGATACAGCTATAGAAGCAGGTGACTTTAATACGTTGGCAGCTGCTTTAGAGAAGGCGGGCTTGGTCGAGACATTGAAAGAGGAAGGTCCATTTACTGTATTTGCACCAACAGATGAGGCGTTTGAAAAACTACTAAAACAATTAGATATAACAGCTGAGGAATTACTGGCTAGAGAAGACTTAAAGGACATTTTACTGTACCACGTCGTGCCTGGTAAAGTGATGTCGAATGAGTTAAAAGACGGAATGAAGGTTAAAACATTAGCTAAAGAAAAAGTAACAATCTCACTTGATCCTATTCGAGTCAATAAAGCAAATGTAGTAAAACCAGACATTGAAGCATCAAATGGCGTGATTCATGTCATTGATGAAGTACTGCTGCCAAAATAA
- a CDS encoding YerC/YecD family TrpR-related protein, which translates to MQIEKLRGKELDQLFNAVLSLKDLEECYRFFDDLCTVNEIQSLAQRLEVARMLREGFTYHKIETETGASTATISRVKRCLNYGNDAYEMALDRIKEEKE; encoded by the coding sequence ATGCAAATTGAAAAACTACGCGGGAAAGAATTAGATCAGCTATTTAATGCTGTCTTGTCTTTAAAGGATTTAGAGGAATGTTATCGTTTTTTTGATGATCTTTGTACAGTAAATGAAATTCAATCACTTGCTCAGCGTTTAGAGGTAGCTAGAATGCTCCGGGAAGGCTTTACATACCATAAAATTGAAACAGAAACGGGAGCCTCAACTGCAACCATCTCTCGTGTAAAACGCTGTTTAAATTATGGTAACGATGCGTATGAAATGGCATTAGACCGAATTAAGGAAGAAAAAGAGTAA
- a CDS encoding FMN-dependent NADH-azoreductase has protein sequence MAKVLYITAHPHDDKVSYSMSVGKAFIDTYREVNPSDEVVHIDLYREHIPHIDVDVFSGWGKLQQGQGFEELSSEEKNKVSRLSELSEQFVSADKYVFVTPLWNFSFPPVMKVYIDAVAVAGKTFQYTDKGPVGLLTDKKALHIQARGGIYSEGPAAALEMGHRYLNIIMQFFGVPSFEGLFVEGHAAMPDKAEQIKRDAIARAKELANTF, from the coding sequence ATGGCTAAAGTTTTATACATAACGGCGCACCCACACGATGATAAAGTATCCTATAGTATGAGCGTAGGAAAAGCGTTCATAGATACGTATAGAGAGGTTAATCCAAGTGATGAAGTCGTTCATATAGATTTATATCGGGAGCATATTCCACATATTGATGTAGATGTTTTTAGTGGTTGGGGGAAGCTACAGCAAGGACAAGGATTTGAAGAGTTATCTTCTGAGGAAAAAAATAAGGTTTCTCGTTTATCAGAACTTAGTGAGCAGTTTGTTTCAGCGGACAAATATGTTTTTGTAACACCTTTATGGAACTTCTCGTTTCCACCAGTGATGAAGGTTTATATTGATGCTGTTGCTGTTGCCGGAAAAACGTTCCAGTATACAGACAAAGGCCCAGTGGGTCTTTTAACAGATAAAAAAGCATTGCATATTCAAGCTCGTGGAGGGATTTATTCCGAAGGACCAGCTGCAGCATTAGAAATGGGACACCGCTATCTAAACATTATTATGCAGTTTTTCGGCGTACCATCATTCGAAGGTTTGTTTGTCGAGGGTCACGCGGCTATGCCCGACAAGGCAGAGCAAATCAAGCGGGATGCAATTGCTCGTGCAAAAGAGCTTGCGAATACGTTTTAA
- a CDS encoding adenine deaminase C-terminal domain-containing protein has translation MLEQRYRWKNKQLREHIDVIDGKKAPSIVLKQATYLNQFVRRWMTANIWIYEDRIVYVGDQMPTNTKNTEMVDCQGVTLVPGYIEPHAHPFQLYNPHTFAMYASQTGTTTLINDNMVLALQLEKKKAFSFLGDIRHHLPVSMYWWCRFDPQTEIQYQETKFSHANIKSWLEHDGVLQGGELTGWPKLLDGDDLMLHWIQEAKRMRKQIEGHFPGASERTLVKMMLLGADCDHEAMKKEEIWNRLYHGYTTSLRYSSIRPDLPDLLDGLNELGIEYYDNIILTTDGSPPSFYEKGVMNELIRIAIDKQIPVIDAYNMATINIAKHYKIEHLHGSIATGRVANINILANKNEPTPIGVLAKGQWIKRHDDKQVDSYPSFPWEKHDLKPLQLDWELTIDDLQFSMPLGMKMENEVIIKPYSVSVDASVDELSKNHDECFLMLVDRYGEWRINTILKGFSNSVDGFASSYSTTGDIILIGKNKNSMIVAFNRMKELGGGIVVVDGNDVIHELPLTLMGVMSDKPLEELMVEEKGLKTILQERGYYFNDPVYTLLFLMSTHLPYIRITPVGIYDVMNKVVLFPAIMR, from the coding sequence GTGCTTGAACAACGATATCGCTGGAAAAATAAACAGTTACGCGAACATATAGATGTTATTGATGGGAAAAAAGCACCATCTATTGTTTTAAAACAAGCTACTTATTTAAATCAATTCGTTCGCCGTTGGATGACGGCCAACATTTGGATATATGAAGATAGAATTGTATACGTTGGTGACCAAATGCCAACAAATACAAAAAATACAGAAATGGTTGACTGTCAAGGTGTAACACTTGTACCAGGTTACATTGAACCTCATGCCCATCCATTTCAGTTATATAATCCCCACACATTTGCTATGTATGCATCGCAAACCGGTACAACAACACTTATCAATGACAACATGGTACTTGCTTTACAATTAGAAAAAAAGAAAGCGTTTTCTTTTTTGGGTGATATTCGTCATCACTTACCTGTTTCTATGTATTGGTGGTGTCGCTTTGACCCACAAACGGAGATACAGTATCAAGAGACAAAGTTTTCTCATGCCAATATTAAGTCCTGGCTTGAGCATGATGGTGTATTACAAGGCGGTGAATTAACAGGCTGGCCGAAGCTTCTTGATGGTGATGATTTGATGTTACATTGGATTCAAGAAGCAAAAAGAATGCGCAAGCAAATCGAAGGACACTTTCCGGGAGCAAGTGAGCGTACGCTAGTGAAAATGATGCTTTTAGGAGCGGATTGTGATCATGAAGCCATGAAGAAGGAGGAAATATGGAATCGTCTATATCATGGATACACAACATCGTTGCGGTATTCCTCCATTCGTCCTGATTTGCCTGATTTGTTAGATGGTCTTAACGAACTCGGTATAGAGTATTATGATAATATAATTTTAACAACAGATGGATCACCTCCTTCATTTTATGAAAAGGGTGTGATGAATGAATTGATTCGAATTGCAATAGACAAACAAATTCCTGTTATAGATGCGTACAACATGGCAACGATTAATATTGCCAAGCATTATAAAATAGAGCACTTGCATGGATCGATTGCGACAGGACGTGTAGCGAATATTAATATTTTAGCAAATAAAAATGAACCTACTCCAATTGGTGTGTTAGCGAAAGGCCAATGGATAAAACGACATGATGATAAGCAAGTGGACTCCTATCCTTCCTTTCCATGGGAAAAACATGATTTGAAGCCATTACAATTAGATTGGGAATTAACAATCGATGACCTACAATTTTCAATGCCTTTAGGCATGAAAATGGAGAATGAAGTTATCATTAAGCCATATTCCGTGTCAGTCGATGCCTCAGTCGATGAGTTATCGAAGAATCATGATGAATGTTTCCTAATGCTAGTGGACCGATATGGAGAGTGGCGCATTAATACAATTTTAAAAGGCTTCTCAAATTCAGTCGATGGGTTTGCGAGTTCGTATTCTACAACGGGCGATATAATATTAATTGGGAAAAATAAAAACAGCATGATTGTAGCATTCAATCGAATGAAAGAGCTGGGAGGTGGAATCGTTGTAGTTGATGGCAATGATGTGATCCATGAGCTCCCTCTAACCTTAATGGGTGTTATGAGTGATAAACCATTAGAAGAGTTAATGGTTGAAGAAAAGGGTCTTAAAACGATCTTACAAGAGCGAGGCTATTACTTTAATGACCCGGTTTATACGTTACTGTTTCTTATGTCAACCCATCTTCCGTATATTCGCATTACCCCAGTAGGAATTTACGATGTTATGAATAAAGTTGTACTCTTTCCAGCGATAATGCGTTAA
- a CDS encoding YebC/PmpR family DNA-binding transcriptional regulator: MGRKWNNIKEKKAAKDANTSRIYAKFGREIYVVARQGEPDPELNQALRFVLERAKTYNVPKHIIDRAIEKAKGGSEENYDELRYEGFGPNGSMVIVDALTNNVNRTASEVRAAFGKNGGNMGVSGSVSYMFDATAVIGLEGKTADEALEILMEADVDVRDILEEDEGIIVYAEPDQFHAVQQAFKDAGVSDFTVAELTMLAQNFITLPDEEAVAQFEKLIDVLEDLEDVQQVYHNVELGE; encoded by the coding sequence ATGGGACGCAAATGGAACAATATTAAAGAAAAAAAAGCGGCAAAGGACGCAAATACAAGTAGAATTTATGCGAAGTTCGGACGTGAAATTTACGTTGTCGCACGACAAGGTGAGCCAGATCCAGAGCTTAACCAAGCTTTGAGGTTTGTGTTGGAACGCGCAAAAACATACAACGTTCCTAAGCATATAATTGATCGTGCTATCGAAAAAGCAAAAGGTGGCTCTGAAGAGAACTATGACGAGCTACGTTACGAGGGATTCGGTCCTAACGGCTCGATGGTTATTGTTGATGCCTTAACGAACAATGTAAATCGCACAGCTTCAGAAGTACGAGCAGCCTTCGGTAAAAATGGTGGTAACATGGGTGTCAGTGGTTCTGTCTCATATATGTTCGATGCAACAGCTGTAATTGGTTTAGAAGGAAAAACAGCTGACGAGGCGCTGGAAATCTTAATGGAAGCAGATGTTGACGTTCGCGATATTTTAGAAGAGGATGAGGGTATCATCGTCTATGCTGAGCCGGACCAATTCCATGCTGTACAGCAAGCATTTAAGGATGCAGGTGTTTCTGATTTCACAGTTGCTGAACTTACAATGCTAGCTCAAAATTTCATCACTCTTCCGGATGAAGAAGCTGTCGCACAGTTTGAAAAACTTATTGATGTACTTGAGGATTTAGAAGACGTGCAACAAGTGTATCACAATGTTGAGTTAGGTGAATAA
- a CDS encoding SDR family oxidoreductase, with protein MQLTGKVALVTGGSKGLGRVISMQIAAAGAKVYINYAHDSSAANEVVRKIEQNSGQAEAIQGDVTNEGAVLRMIDEIGDIDILVNNATGPQPELSIEESDWQAYLDQLEFFVKAPLLLTKAVLPCMKRKNSGRIINIGSEVVQIGNANFGNYVTAKSAQLGMTRSWANELGPYGITVNIVNPGFIPVERHADVKQDSINFYAEGTALKRIGVPQDIANSVVFLASDQASFITGQVLSVNGGNTFGI; from the coding sequence ATGCAGCTTACAGGGAAGGTAGCATTAGTAACAGGGGGATCAAAGGGGCTTGGCCGTGTTATAAGCATGCAGATAGCCGCGGCAGGAGCAAAAGTGTACATTAACTATGCCCATGATTCGAGTGCTGCGAATGAGGTTGTACGTAAGATAGAGCAGAACAGTGGACAGGCTGAAGCTATTCAAGGTGATGTTACTAATGAAGGTGCCGTTTTACGTATGATTGATGAGATAGGTGATATTGACATCCTTGTTAATAATGCAACAGGACCGCAGCCGGAGCTTTCAATTGAAGAGAGCGATTGGCAAGCATACCTTGATCAACTAGAATTCTTTGTAAAAGCACCTTTGCTGTTAACGAAAGCCGTTTTACCTTGTATGAAAAGAAAAAATAGTGGTCGGATTATTAATATTGGAAGTGAGGTTGTCCAAATAGGCAATGCCAATTTTGGTAATTATGTTACAGCAAAGTCAGCTCAGCTCGGTATGACTCGTTCATGGGCAAACGAATTAGGACCGTATGGTATAACTGTTAACATTGTTAACCCTGGTTTTATCCCTGTTGAACGTCATGCTGATGTTAAACAAGACAGCATTAACTTTTATGCTGAAGGAACTGCATTAAAAAGAATAGGAGTACCTCAAGATATCGCAAATAGTGTTGTTTTTTTAGCATCTGATCAAGCTAGCTTCATTACAGGACAAGTATTATCTGTTAATGGTGGCAATACATTTGGAATTTAA